A window from Littorina saxatilis isolate snail1 linkage group LG9, US_GU_Lsax_2.0, whole genome shotgun sequence encodes these proteins:
- the LOC138977113 gene encoding thrombin inhibitor rhodniin-like yields MCKLSREDTKPQQPAVCVQLISQLDCSVDPPSPVCSSNGTTFPTRCSFAKAHCGDSNIHLVHEGDCLPAEIPHPDPVCTELLNNFVCPKANAAVKVCATDEKTYPNLCEFEKARCTNQTLRMLKLGSCGNPNFELICQAIQNEACPDDVKPVCGSNSVTYDNACKLEKAACNTPGLHLVDDHPC; encoded by the exons atgtgcaagttatcaagAGAGG ATACGAAGCCACAGCAGCCCGCAGTGTGCGTTCAGCTCATCTCACAGCTGGACTGCAGTGTTGATCCCCCCAGTCCCGTCTGCAGCTCTAACGGCACCACCTTTCCTACCAG GTGCTCCTTCGCCAAGGCGCATTGTGGCGACAGCAACATCCACTTGGTACATGAAGGGGATTGTCTACCTGCCGAGATCCCCCACCCCGACCCCGTCTGTACAGAGCTGCTCAACAATTTCGTCTGCCCCAAGGCTAACGCTGCTGTGAAAGTGTGTGCCACCGACGAAAAGACCTATCCCAATTT GTGTGAATTCGAAAAGGCGCGGTGCACGAACCAGACACTGAGAATGTTGAAGCTCGGCTCATGCGGGAATCCGAATTTCGAGCTGATCTGCCAAGCCATTCAGAACGAGGCTTGTCCGGATGACGTCAAGCCAGTCTGCGGCAGTAACTCTGTCACGTACGATAATGC TTGTAAACTGGAGAAGGCTGCATGTAACACGCCAGGACTGCATCTGGTGGACGATCACCCTTGTTAA
- the LOC138977385 gene encoding peritrophin-1-like → MEVNLVKLLHCFCLSVLLLPCLSSAFSCSGRTGFYPHPSSCYHFIACVHGQQYTMSCPGGLHYSASLKLCDWPASSGCRLPPVVTADPSPIQCSVLCPPHVGYYQFPDWSDCSRYYICMRGTITGPVKCPDGLFYDFLRWTCAYKQDVTCYNP, encoded by the exons ATGGAAGTGAACCTCGTGAAACTGCTCCACTGCTTCT GTCTGTCAGTTCTGCTGTTGCCATGTCTGTCCAGCGCGTTCAGCTGTTCAGGTAGGACAGGGTTCTACCCGCACCCCAGCTCGTGCTATCACTTCATCGCCTGTGTGCACGGCCAGCAGTACACCATGTCGTGTCCTGGGGGACTGCACTACAGCGCCTCCCTCAAGCTGTGTGACTGGCCCGCCTCCTCGGGCTGTAGGCTGCCCCCTGTCGTCACTGCCGACCCTTCGCCTATAcagt GCAGCGTGCTGTGTCCCCCTCACGTGGGCTACTACCAGTTTCCTGATTGGTCAGACTGCAGTCGCTACTACATATGCATGAGAGGCACTATTACAGGGCCAGTAAAATGCCCGGATGGACTTTTCTACGACTTCCTGCGATGGACATGCGCATACAAGCAGGATGTGACATGCTATAATCCATAA